The window CTTGTTTTAACCGACATATAGATTTCTTGAATCGTAAAACAGCACTTGGTGGTAGAGTAATGCCTTTTCTCTCGGCATCCCTATGGTATCTTCATGAAGATTTTTTCATCTAAATCCTCATTCAACAACGCATTAGAAATATCACGTTGAGTAAGAGAGCATTTCTTAGTTGTGGAAACTTTGAGAAGAAGTTTGACTTTTGCCATTTTAGCTACATGGGAAAATATTTCATTGTAATCTTGACTCTCTTACTGCATATATTCTTGTGTCTCTCAAGAGTTCCATTAGCGTTgaatataaaagtataaatacACATATAACCTACATATATCCTTACAAGAGGAAGACTAGTAACATCCCATATTTTTGTTGATTCCATAGCTCCGATTTCAACATCCGCGGCTTCACACCATTTCTTGGATTTCTGAGCCTCAAAAAATGAAGTAGGAATAGAAATTTGTGTAATGTTTATGTAAGAAAGGTATGAGAATATAGTTTTGAGTATGAAATAGGAGATGAAATAGGATGATATATGTATGTGTTTGTGGAATAACAATGATATTCTTTTAACTGTATGGGGGTTCTCTTTGTACGAGGGTGAGAAGCAGAAGTATGAACATGTGGAGAAGTAAGAATGTTAGAGGGAATAGATTGAAAAGGAATATTATGCGAGGGATGAATATTACCTGAATACTCAGAATCCAATGGTGTGAAGAGATCAactaattttgttgatagattctTCTTTGCCAAAGGAATAACTTATTCATGAAAACCAACATTCTGAGATATGAAAATGTTGTTACTCTCCGAATCCATCAACTTATATCCCTTATAACTCAAAGGACgcccaaaaaaaaagactccTTTGCTCTTGAAAGAAATTAATGTTTCCATTTTGGTGAAGAAAAAATCTTAACATTACCATCCAAAGGTTCTTAACTGAGAGTAATCCGGAGGTTTTATTGTCAGCCTAACAAAAGTTTTTTTGGTCCAATATTAGCTGTGATGCGGTTTTTGTTGATCAAGAAAACATAAGTCAATACACAATCTCCCCAAAAGGGCAAAGAACACCTGAATGAAACATGAGAGCATGAGAAATATTGAGAATATGTTGGTGCTTCCGTTCTACCACAGAATTTTGTTCCGTTTATGGACATGAATGAAAAGAGACGATATGACTTTCTCCTGAAAGTATTTGGTGAATCGCAATTCGGGGTGGATTATCTGATTTCATTTAATTTACTCTTGTGTTAAACTGTGTCTCAACTTGTTGAATGAATTGAAAAAATATACTAAGTAATTCATTTTTGTTCCGGAATAAAAATATCCAAGTGGCTATTGAATGATCATCATCCAAAGTTCGGAAATATTGAAAACCTTTCATTGTTTCTACTGAAAATGGACCTCAAATGTCGATGTGTAACAATTGAAGATCTCATTACATATATTATTAGAGGAAGAGTATGGCAACTTCTTCTTAGCCAAAAGGCAAATATGACAGTAATAAGATCCTTTATTCTTGTATCTTGTAGATGGAATCCAATCTGGTGAAGGAAAGATGACCAAGTCTCTTGTGCCATACACAAACATCAATGACTGCATTCACTGACATTTGAGAAGAACTTGTATCCAACGCATAGAGATTTCCTATTCCCCTACCCTTACCAATCGTCAATGCCTTGGTATTATCCTGAATCAGAAAAGAAAACAGATCAGAAATAACACGAAATTCATTGTCATAGGTCAAGTCACTGATGCTGAGAAGATTTAGTTTGAATTCAGGAATGTCAAAAACATGTTGGAGAGATAGATGTTCACTGATTTGAACAAAACAACACCACTTATTTTGAATGATAGAAACCATTCAGATGATTCCCTGGACTCATGAAAGAGATGCCTAAAGAGATAAAAATGTTTATGTCATATGAAACGTGATGAGTGGTTCTATAGTCTTCAGATAAAAATGTTTATGTAATATGAAACGTGATGAGTGGTTCTATAATCTTCACCCAAGTTTGAGGATGTAGTATTTCTACAGAAACATTCTGCataccaataaaaatataattagaggGTAAGAAAGCAATAtaatgatatcactcaaattactctATGAGCAACTTTACAAAAGATTTGGTTGTGTTACTTAGCGATCAAATCGACAGGGAGCGTGGGCACATAATAAACTCAATTCAATCACGATTAAGCTAggcaatataatattttgtgagATCTCTATTTTGTTGTTTAATACTTGATCTTGATCAATAGTCCTTCTGTTTTAGCTGATTTTGTTCTTCGCTCGGCGCGGAACTAATTTAGTTTGGGTGTCTCTTTTGTGGGTCTATACATGGTTAGGCTCAAAGTCCTTTCTACTAGAAATCAGTCTTCACCTGAGTTTAGCTTGGCCGGTGAATCGGCTTTTGGCTAAAGCTTTCTTACGGAAAGGAGGATGAGGATGATGGATGAAACTAAGTTGATGCAGAAAAGATTCAGTAGAATTTGGCGTTTTTTATGAACGGTCCAATAAAGGAGCTAATTCTGTTTGATGGAGCAGTCCCTGAAGTAACAACCAGCGATTAAAAATTTCCATGGACCGGTGTGGAAGAGTCCTTTGTAGTGAGTGCAAGTTAAAAAGGATGGAAGCGTAGTAGAACAAAGATTTTGCTGGTGATCTAATTGAAGATTAGTCGGCAGTGGTTCGTCGGCGATCATGGTCGAAATCTTCACCGGCGGCAAACTGAAGAGTCATCCGATTTGCATGCTTCTATTTTGACGTGTAGCTTaggtttaatttataatatttcagGTGTTTTGTATCCACGTGTTAACCCATTAATTTGTACTCATACTTTTTTTATGCTTTAGTAAAAgcaatgttgacaaaaaaaaaaggataatagaaatgaaaaaaaaagaggataaTATGCGGATGAATAGGTGGGCACAAGAACAAGAAGCAAACATCACAGGCGGCCAGAAATCCAAATGGCTATCAGACGAACACCGATGGTAATCCTCATCTTCCTCGTCTTTATCTCCGGCGCCCAAATCGCTACCGCTGATGAGCCGGTCCCTGCGCCATGGCCACACCAATTTCATGCACTACTGTTCATGAATTACTCCGGAGACCTCTCGATGATTGACCTTTGGTACGACTGGCCCAACGGTCGTAATTTCAATATCATCCAGGAGCAGCTCGGTGCCATCACCTACGACCTCGAATGGAACAACGGCACCTCCTTCTTCTACACCCTCGACAGCTCTAAATCGTGCCGCTCAGCTCAACTTGAGGTCAGTTTTTATCTTCTAGACATTATTCTGTCACAGATCTTATAATATGATTAAGATTTGAGTGTGAATTTGAAACTCCTTAGGCCCTAACGGAACTAATAATGTTTATTTGATGAAGATTAAGCTCTCTACAGATTTGGAGtttgaacctttttttttttgtttcttagtaCACTGCGTGTAAATGCTAACTGTTTCCCATAATCTTTGTACTTTGCATCATAAATGAAGTTATAAAACCAGTCTTTTGACGGTTATATTCTTTGCTAGGACTAGACTGTTGTGTTAGCTCAGTGTCTTGCTTAGACTTGGTTGTTTGATTTCGATTATAGTCAAGTCAAGCCCACCCAGAGGCTAGAGTGTTCTTGTATGAACATGTAATAATTAACTAGCCtaagaattatttttttgtttgaataaggTTGGAATCCTGCGACCAAACTGGCTAGATGGAGCCAACTATCTAGGCCAACAACTTGTTAATGGGTTTCACTGCAATGTATGGGAGAAAGTAGACTTTATATGGTACTATGAGGATGTCGAAACCAAGAGACCCGTTCAGTGGATCTTCTATACAGGTGTGATCGATACCACTCTGTACGATTGTTTTTGTTCTAGCAAAATTCTTCTGTAACGGTGTGAATAAATACTTGCAGGGAGGGAGGCTCATGTGATGACGTTTGAGGTTGGCGCGGTTCTTGAGGATGAGAAATGGCAAGCGCCGGTGTATTGTTTCaacaaagagaagaagagtTTATCAACTGAAGGATCTTTAAGAGAGTTTAGAGGATACAAAGGAATGGCTGTTTCGTAATGCAGCTGGTTACTTAAAGAATAAAAGATAGTAATGCTAGTTACTGAGAGCTTTTTTTTTCTAGGATCAAAATAAGAAGCAGGAGCGCAAGAGAGGAGAAGGGTGAAATAATTTGGATTATGGTTATTATGAGCCGTCTAAAATCTTTGTACAACGGACttgaaatgtttttattttagatctCTAGACTTGATCATCATTCCTTGGTGTAGTAGTTTCTTCTTCAAACCGAGAGATGTAAAATCGTTCACAAGGATCTTTTGTTCATAATGGACCAGGAAGCGGTAAGATGGTGGCATAATGTTCGGATGATATCTGGTTTAGTTATAATCTGATTGCCCTTCGCGATAGTGTAATGGCTATCATATCGAAAAAGTTCAGAGAGGAAGAGACCCTGAACATGTAAGACtgaagctttttttttctttttttgtcacagTGTAAGACTGAAGCTAGAAATACAAGTTCAGGTAGAAAATAGATTGCATCCACAAGGCCCATAGAATAGAAGGTTTGGCCTGCTAAGCCGGCCAGAGACATCAGCTCGTCTAAGTGGTCCCCGACCAAACGCGTAAGTTCAGCTTATGTTGTGGGCATTAAATCTGTGGCTCGACCAGGCCTCATCAAACCTCCCACACCAGCCACCTAGGAGGTACCAGCGATGGTTCAGGCCAAGGTGAATATCTCAACAACCAGGAAGTATTTTAGCGTGAAACCAATTTGCTAAGAAAGCTAACTCATCAAGGAATCACTGAGGCTTGGAAGTACCAGAAAAGATATCCGGACcagaaaaatatgaattttacaaaccAGAGGTTCCCAGTCTGTCCATCTGCTAGCTAGTATCAACCTGTTGAGCACCAAAAGTACCTTCGGGGTAGACATGGCAGGCGGTTAACTTATAGGGCTAGTAGAGACTCGAGGAAAACGAACTGGTTTCGGATCCTTTGGATGGGTAGAGACCACTGAAAGGATTCAAGCCCATCCATGAAGCGGCATTCACAAATCCCAACCACAGTCATCAAGATGGAACTCTTAGATTTCCAACAAGCCAAGAACGAGGAGAAAAATCCAcagaattatgaagttatgatccattCTCCAACACCGGCCATACCAGTTCTACGCTTGcttcaattggaagctaacagGTTCAATCAAattcaaaccagacattggaGACCAGGAGATCAATCTAGACATTCAGGAAGCTCACCCAGTGATCCAGAAGATTCGGACAAGTTCATTCCATgcacaagaaaacacaagatcAGAAGCGCACAAAAATGTGAAAAATACCAAAGACACGCACCAACAATACATCAACCGGCAGAGGTTCTTTCGTCAATATCGACACTGTATCCATTCCTGCGCTGGTcaatggatattgtcggacctctgcataaatCAAAACAGAAATATTTTCTACAGGTCCTCACATACTTCTTCTCGAAGTGGGTTGAAGCGGATTTCTACCCAACATTAAAGACACACTAGTCAAAAAATTTGTaaggaaaaacatcatctgtacgAAATCGTTGTCTATTACGGTTCTCAATTCATCTCAATGAGATTCCAATCATAACCAAAGGCCAATACCACCACCACCTCTAGTGATTACAAAAGTCATTATGTGTGTTGTTAGTCTTCTTATATTgtattcatattaaaatatgtgTGAACCTTAAAACCAATACAAAGAATTTGgtagtttttgtttgttaaaagaTTAGGTAAAAAGAACTTGTGGGCAGTTATATCCTTAGAAGACAATGAAATAATTAGACTTAAGTTGAAGAAAATGGATTTATGTATTAATATATTAGGTTTACAAGGCATTTATAAGACAATCGAAACTAGACTAGGCTAGGAACAAAgctaaagaaaaaaatcaaagtggTTAAGCTGAGAGCTCAAGGCCGATAGTGAGTGGGCGTATCAAAGCATGAATGCCTTCTCTTTTCTCTCGTCTACTTTTCATACTTGTTCCAGTTGTAAGTTTGCTCCGATATCTTTCATACAGTTGTGGATTCCTCAGGATCTCTTGTGACTCGGTCGAGGTCGAGCGTGCTTCCTCATGTTGACTCGAGCCCGATCTTCGGCCCATTCTCTTTCCTTACAGCCCACTATCTTCTCGGATCGATTCAGATGCAAAATTTAATTATTCAGATGCAAAATTTAATTATTGGTCCCAACAATGTGGAAACCTATACACATTAATTATGGCCAATAAGAGCCTAGTTTGTTGAGAAACAGAGGTTGTGGGTGCAATTACATGAGTTTGCGAATGTGAGAAGCTGCAGTTTTAAATGTTATTAAGCGATTTGTACGATTGGTACAAAGATTAGAAACTGGTGCATTTACAAGATATTTATGATTGATTGATTATCAGATGTTGCAgtgttttaataataaattactaatattaacactataacattataaaaatatcaaaaacataataatatgataaaatataataactattaatataacataattattataatactacatttatttttatttcttttttcagTTTAGATGAAAGTTATAAtttcaataaaacttttaaattatgttaaaactttgtaataatatatatatttttaatatgtatataatatattaaggTTTAATAAGTATATTgaatattttggtttaattttttataatatataatgatattgttagtgaatatattaaaataaaaaatgtgtttatatatttttatttataatatattgatttttaatttaaaaattgagaatattttaagaaaatatttttatatttctttatcCACTCGCAACTATCCACAATTGTAAACGCTAGTGATAATCAgttttttgattttaagagatTTGGAACGGTTTGAAATATATCATTTTGAGATTATTGTTAAATGCCAATTATCGTTACCAGTAAAAAAAGTTGTGTTTGTTGTGGTAGTGGGCAAACCAATCAGACCTTAACACATGAGTAAGTAGATacaaaaactataatataactTTTGCGGATGGTATCAGAGAAACCAGTTAGACCTTAACATATCAGTAACTAAATACAAAATCTATAAGATAGCTTTTGCAGATGGTAGCGAGAAaaccatcttatatattaaaacagaagtcattacttcttttcatgtgtgatttttttagtttggaccatttctaaaaaaatatcatattttacataagttcattattatacttttaatatcattatctttttatttgaaatacaaatgaatatatttaaaatattctaataaaatctttttaaaatcttcttagaatctttttaaatttactttcaaaaattagttagttttaatttaaattatcataaaatataattagaaattaaaattgaatatagttttgatttataaatgaaaatttaaataaaatgaaattaattaatttcacaaatacatttactaataatttttaaagattttgttagaaataaatatttatttttattttaattttttcaaatttgttttctaataaaataaaaatcatgattttttgatgagtgatatttttatttggaccatcatttaaattttatattaaatgtatatcactaatgctaatatacataatatttttaactactttaatcataatatcttttatatcttttaatttttttaaaaaaaaatttaaattctaacaaatctcttgaaaaagattataataagatcttaattgtcataaattgaatataaatattttcaactaattttgtaattagtaataaaatgttactaaaagaataaaattatatcctattttatcaattttataataatatctatcattttataataaaaatgttatattgaacaatatatgataaaattattttaaattgataagttaacatatttaattttcataaatataaatatttatgctaaaaatataatatgttggtagaacgggttaatattagtaaactatataatacatttataaaaatttaacttatcttaaactttttaatatacagtaatttattatataaaattaataaacattaaaaaattactaaaaaaatctagcaatTTGAATTaaggatcatgattataataaattaaatacaaaattattttcatatatgttgtttcatgcattaaaaaatttagtttagtaatcaaacgcaaattcaataagacaaatatataataagcaacatatatatgtgatgattttaatttacagcatgaaaactataaaattattatttttggcataattatacaaatatttaaatatgtgagtaacattaaaaatatataatgattatgaaaacaaatatctatatatataaatgtgaaaatatatacccgcacggttgtgcgggtggaaatctagttttAACTTTAACACTTCagtaaatatatacaaaatctttttttttgtcacagaaTCTATAATATAGCTTTTGAGGACGGTGGTGGCTGAGAAACTAGTCACATCATAACACATTTGtaagtaaatatatagtatattcaaatcaaaactacatcctctatatattaatcctagataattacaacatattttcgtAGCCACGTGTTATCACTAggttgattcttagaatccttagaaaaataagttggtccatataaatatatattattttttcattaaactaacaatcaaattgattagtagtGTACAAAAAAACATTCTCagtatttccttaaataaaatctacGAAACTACCctatatgattaatatatatatgacaattaattattataaataatacatatttgataacaatttttgtatcctctctctttttgattaattttatattactaaaagaaattaaaaaaaatcacattaagcatataataaaaattttaatttttttcttatttgttatattttaattttttaaaagactaaaattactaaaaatggtaaacgttccacattgaaaattttgggatcaatggtttaactttttttttttgtttaagcaaggtacaaatgatcaaaaatcgtatgaatatgaagtttcataaatagatattcatattatatatatatatatatatatatatattaatatcattaaaattaaattatatactatatataaatatataaatatgttaatttcaaaatttgcattgaaaactTATTgatatcttaatattttaattttgaaatttttactGATAAATCTCACTTTAAATGTTTTGTGATTaacggtttaaatttttgttatagtaaatatacaaatgttaataaaatcatatgagtaggaagtgtcaacaataaatatttatattaaaatatactatatatatctatgtcaatatcctttaatttaattatataccatataaaataagtaaaatgatttgctttgatttatttaccaaaaacatgatTATAAATAAGCAAAAgcattggttttgatttatgtgcttactctaatgtatatacttttatgtaaactaattatttttaaaatatgtggTTTTTAATATGTTATTTAATCCTGACAATCCGAGAAATACACTTCTTCAAACTGAAGTGATTAATATTTtaagcactatatatatatatatatatgcaaactGAAGTGATTTTAATATTGtaagcactatatatatatatatatatatattatctcgttcagattaaatattttagtcttgatttttattcctaaaagattttaattaaatatcatgacaagattCTAATTACCTCCTTTTCAGTTTTTTCAAAGATGAGAGAATTGATCATTCGCctaatatttgtttctcccTAATACCctatctagctattataattgtaagagtgagagatttgaactatttattataagttttctcgtttatcatttaataaatcaaacagttTTTACTTTATTcatagtttacatatactagaatggtaaagtattatatgtattttttatcgGTATACTCTTAAGTAACCAAGTTTCAAACCCGtaggttaataaaataagtaatttgttttttttgttctagaATTAGATAATTTTAGACCaaacttataaatatatactagacaaatatttatatttcgagtatgcacttatattttataacaacttgatatattagatttgaacactaacctgtgctggtgattttcttcaaaaattttgattcttagatatgtatatagagtcgaactaatttttacagatgtctatctttttaaattgacacttatgtaatttaCCGAattcacaaattttttttttaaaagaaacaaaactcatATCAGTGAAACAGAAACGAGAACTAAAGAACaattttatagaggtagaaaataaaatcacgtacggagagtcaatagtaaacaaatcgagagcagaaaacctaatcccctatcgtcattttacaatcgatatTGCCTATATGGTTTTGTGATTTGGATGagccgcaaaacttaatttctttttgtgcatatgaagttttaagaataattaaaatgatatgtaatatgttaaatattcaacaacgatgatacatttaagaaaccaatatttgtatttgtcattttacaatcgataaaaattgtattgttgcaaaatgttaaattatttaataaaaaaacattagtaTAAAAAACTCATCTAGTTTCAATACTAAAACACATGTATCATATTCAAGATCTAAAAACGTTCCACGGTCAACTCTCAGTTACTGACTTTAGAGAGTGGAGACAACAAACCAAACCCCAATGTCTTAACTTCCTAATTACTGTAATCAACTACTCGTTAATACTAGTTTTTCTAATTAATGTCTCTCTCTAATCATTACACAGGGATCTGTGAGCATCAACTGTTCTTTTGTCAGTTTCTGAAACCCACATTCATCGCTAAACGTCACCGTCTCCTCTTTGATTGCTCCGTGATTTCTCATCTTCAAgcctcttttctttttctcgtCTCAGTCCCATTTCCGAATAGATCCATAACTCGACGAAGTTGAACAAAGGTAACACCTTTTTTTCTCAGAAGAAAGAATCATCTACAAAGTTTGTTCCTTTCCGGATTTTTACTTGTCGATTCTGTAGAAACTTTTCTCATTCTCTTCTGCAGTTTGTTGTTGTCTTTAGATTGGTTATGGATAAGGAAACAGAGGAAACCCTTAACTATTTATTACCCTTTGGAGATGGAAACGACCCGATGATGATCAGTGACTTTGTTGGAAGGTTTTGCGACACGCAAGAGTTCCCTGTTGGATTCCCGTATCTCGGTCACTTCGGACACAGTCAGGTTCAGGAGAGCAACAAGAGCTCGTTACTGGATCCAGGTTCGGTTTCTGGAACAGGTAAGACCAGACCCAACTCCAGGAAGAGGAAGGAGTCTCCAGCTTCCAACTCCAAGGTTTTAGTCTTGGGAATTAATGTGTATTCATTCGTTTTCTTGAATTCTAAATTCTAATGTTTCTGAGTTAATGTTCAGATGCAGGAAGAGAACAATGCAGCTGTGGCTGGCAAGCAGAATGAGACTGAAAAGGGCGAAAACAAGGACAAGGAGAAACTTTCTGAGCCATACAAGGACTATATACATGTAAGAGCAAGAAGAGGTCAGGCAACTGATAGCCACAGTATCGCGGAAAGGGTACTGATACAtggaaaaaaaactcaaatatgacttgaaaatataaatattgctGGTTTGTGATTTGTGACATTCAAGTTTGGAATTAGGCGAGAAGAGAAAAGATTAGTGCGAGAATGAAGTTGCTTCAAGATTTGGTCCCTGGTTGCAACCGGATTACTGGAAAAGCCGTTATGCTTGATGAGATTATCAATTATGTGGAGTCATTGCAAAGACAAGTCCAGGTATACTGTCTAATAGTAATCCGTTTTATATGTTTCTTAAACATGGGGCTGTGTGTTTATATTATAACTGAATCTCTTGTTTACTTCTCCAGTTCTTGTCTATGAAGTTAGCAACTATAAATCCAAGAACGGAGTTCAATGCTGCTAATGCTATGTTATCTGCAGAGGTATTCTTCTGCTTTATGTTAAAAGAATGGGAGAATGTTCTGTAATTGTATCTGATGAGTAGATTATATATATGTCTTAGATGTTGCAGCTGGGAGAATCATTATCTTGTTCAGAGTCAAGATTTCCTTCAGAGTATTTAGCTGTTGGCAAGAACATTCTTAGTGAAGGATTTGTTCAAGCTGAGGTACTTTAATGTCCGCTTATAATTGTATACAGTCTTACTGTATTGCTTCCTCTGAAAAGCTTACTTTTGTGTTTTCTTAGGCGCCAGCTTTCTGGGAAAACGATCTGCAGAGTATTGTTCATATGGGTTTCAGAGATTGTCAGCAACAGAGCATCAACTGtaagcaaaaaaataaacaaaaatttgcATTGCAGAATATAAACAATGTGAAGTTTTGTTGTGTGATATCTAATTACATTGTTATTTGGTTATATGTGTCAAGGTTCCGAACCTACGGTTCAGATGAAAATTGAGCCAGAGAGATGATCTTACTTCTCTGTACATTGTCAAAACAAATGGTGAACGAACGGAACTGAGTAATGAGGGTCTCTGGAGTTAAGACTAATTCTTCTTGTGTCTTTTGTTTAattcaaaagaataaaaaaattcagTGTCTGTAAAAAGAATAGTAGAACAAATCTTgttgtatctatactattaaaagagaaggagttttaaaaaatctacctatgaaaagttgttggaccctttcattagacttaactatttttttggtctcaccttatatttctctaactatgcaatagtcaattaccttatatttctctaactatgcaataatcaattaccttatatttctctaatttagtt is drawn from Brassica rapa cultivar Chiifu-401-42 chromosome A05, CAAS_Brap_v3.01, whole genome shotgun sequence and contains these coding sequences:
- the LOC103868329 gene encoding uncharacterized protein At4g14100, whose translation is MAIRRTPMVILIFLVFISGAQIATADEPVPAPWPHQFHALLFMNYSGDLSMIDLWYDWPNGRNFNIIQEQLGAITYDLEWNNGTSFFYTLDSSKSCRSAQLEVGILRPNWLDGANYLGQQLVNGFHCNVWEKVDFIWYYEDVETKRPVQWIFYTGREAHVMTFEVGAVLEDEKWQAPVYCFNKEKKSLSTEGSLREFRGYKGMAVS
- the LOC103868330 gene encoding transcription factor bHLH77 isoform X1 — encoded protein: MDKETEETLNYLLPFGDGNDPMMISDFVGRFCDTQEFPVGFPYLGHFGHSQVQESNKSSLLDPGSVSGTGKTRPNSRKRKESPASNSKMQEENNAAVAGKQNETEKGENKDKEKLSEPYKDYIHVRARRGQATDSHSIAERARREKISARMKLLQDLVPGCNRITGKAVMLDEIINYVESLQRQVQFLSMKLATINPRTEFNAANAMLSAEMLQLGESLSCSESRFPSEYLAVGKNILSEGFVQAEAPAFWENDLQSIVHMGFRDCQQQSINCSEPTVQMKIEPER
- the LOC103868330 gene encoding transcription factor bHLH77 isoform X2, which gives rise to MDKETEETLNYLLPFGDGNDPMMISDFVGRFCDTQEFPVGFPYLGHFGHSQVQESNKSSLLDPGSVSGTGKTRPNSRKRKESPASNSKEENNAAVAGKQNETEKGENKDKEKLSEPYKDYIHVRARRGQATDSHSIAERARREKISARMKLLQDLVPGCNRITGKAVMLDEIINYVESLQRQVQFLSMKLATINPRTEFNAANAMLSAEMLQLGESLSCSESRFPSEYLAVGKNILSEGFVQAEAPAFWENDLQSIVHMGFRDCQQQSINCSEPTVQMKIEPER
- the LOC103868330 gene encoding transcription factor bHLH77 isoform X3 yields the protein MDKETEETLNYLLPFGDGNDPMMISDFVGRFCDTQEFPVGFPYLGHFGHSQVQESNKSSLLDPGSVSGTGKTRPNSRKRKESPASNSKMQEENNAAVAGKQNETEKGENKDKEKLSEPYKDYIHVRARRGQATDSHSIAERARREKISARMKLLQDLVPGCNRITGKAVMLDEIINYVESLQRQVQFLSMKLATINPRTEFNAANAMLSAELGESLSCSESRFPSEYLAVGKNILSEGFVQAEAPAFWENDLQSIVHMGFRDCQQQSINCSEPTVQMKIEPER